One genomic segment of Helianthus annuus cultivar XRQ/B chromosome 14, HanXRQr2.0-SUNRISE, whole genome shotgun sequence includes these proteins:
- the LOC110942293 gene encoding vacuolar protein sorting-associated protein 60.2, whose product MRRVFGAKKDKEPPPSVNDASDRINKRGESVDEKIKRLDGELARYKEQIKKTRPGPAQEAVKARAMRVLKQKRMYEGQRDMLYNQTFNLDQVAFASEGIKDAQQTMSALKSANKELKGMMKTVKIQDIDNLQDEMMDMMDISNEIQESLGRSYGVPDDIDEDELLGELDALEADMGQETEGEGVPSYLQPDNEPDLNEELNLPSAPSGHAVPAGRVNNQAVDEFGFPAVPHASLRN is encoded by the exons ATGAGGAGAGTATTCGGTGCTAAGAAAGACAAAGAACCACCCCCTTCCGTCAATGACGCATCTGATCGG ATCAATAAACGAGGCGAGTCTGTCGATGAAAAGATCAAACGGCTTGACGGGGAACTTGCTCGATATAAAGAACAGATTAAGAAAACCAGACCGGGTCCTGCTCAAGAAGCTGTCAAGGCTCGAGCGATGAGAGTTCTTAAACAAAAAAGAAT gTATGAAGGACAACGTGACATGCTATACAATCAAACGTTCAACCTAGATCAAGTTGCTTTTGCTTCCGAAGGGATTAAAGATGCTCAGCAAACA ATGTCGGCTCTGAAATCAGCAAACAAAgagttgaaaggaatgatgaaaaCCGTGAAGATTCAAGACATTGAT AATTTGCAAGACGAAATGATGGACATGATGGATATTAGTAATGAAATACAAGAATCTCTTGGTAGAAGTTACGGTGTGCCGGATGACATCGATGAAGATGAACTTTTGGGTG AGCTTGATGCTCTGGAGGCTGACATGGGTCAGGAAACCGAAGGTGAAGGGGTACCTTCGTATCTTCAACCTGATAACGAGCCCGATTTGAATGAAGAGCTCAATCTGCCTTCAGCTCCAAGTGGACACGCAGTGCCAGCTGGCAGAGTTAACAATCAG GCTGTGGATGAATTTGGTTTTCCTGCTGTCCCTCATGCATCGCTTCGTAATTGA